The sequence GGTCGGTGGTCCAGCCTATGGCATAAACCGAATAAACGAAGTCAAAATAATCCTCCGGGATCCCACATTCATCTTCCATGGGAGAACAGATCAAATTTGCTGAAAGACCACACGATGTCAAATGCTGTTTTGTCTTTTCGATTTGTTGCTCTGATATATCTGTACCCCATAGTTCAATGGCTTTGCGTTGCCCCACATATTGCAGGGATTGACCGCTTCCACAGCCTATTTCCAGCACTTTTTTTCCGGAGATATCACCAAAAAGTTGGCACTTTTCTTCTGAGACAAATGCTCCATAGAGAGGAAGCGCGGTTGCTCCTAAGACTTCATTTCCTTTTGTATCCCAAAAGATGCTGTTTGTTTTATGTATAGAATCCTTGTCCAAATCGACCGTGATAGCGCTACCAACCTCACCTGCGCCTATAATGTTTGTTCGATAAACTGAATTCTTGTCCATGCCGATACCATCCCCCAATATAATTAATATGAGCCTAAACCAATATCACGACTTGCGCATTATCCCAATAACACATAACGAACACGAACATCCGTGCTATTGAACCCAAATTAATGTACCATTGTTTCATGAACAAATCCACCTAAAATATTCCATGCAGCGTCCATTTGATTTCGCAGACATGACCGACCCATCCTGGGGCAATGCTTCCATTGAAACGCTAGTGAACGATATATATTCAGCAGTGGAGCAATCGGAACTATCTCGATTTTATGTGGGCACATGATGCTGACATTAGTAAATCCGCCAGGCGGTTGTTTGCGGGGAAAGGTGCTGTGCTTCTGGCGTGCGCCTCATCAATTCTGCTGATTTAACGCTTCGGAATTCTTTGTGATCTTTTGGAGCAAAGTAACTAGCAGATCGACTTCTTCTTCCGTTAAATCGGCGGCAAGCTTGCGGTTGAATTCTTCCAGGATCGATTTAAACACCGGAGCGAATTCGAGCGCCTTGGGAGTCGGATAGAGCAGAGAAGAGCGGCGGTCATTGGGATCAATTCTGCGGTCAATATATCCCGATTCCTCAAGATATTTGACGGAACGGGCAGTTGTTGCTTTATCAAATTTCATTTCATTGGTCATTTGATCCTGCGTTATGCCAGGCTGGTTAAGGATCAGTTTAAGAAAGGTGTGCTGCCCGCCGCTGCCGAGTCCGTATGGCGTCAGCTCTTTGGCCAGGATTTTTTGATTCTGGCGATGGAGCTGGGAAATCAGTTTTCCGATGGGTTCTTTTTTCAAAGTCAAAATCGACACCTCTTTTACGTAAAATACTTGCCTACCAATGCTGTTCTGATTAAAATACTACAGCAAAGAGGTTGCGCACGCAACTAAATTGCGGTACACTACAAATAGCCAGTTAGTTGCGTGTGCAACTATTTTCGGAAATATGGATTTAAGAGGGTGTTAATGATGAGTTCGATAAGCGCGACTTATCAGGAGGATGCAGAAATTCAAAAAAAACGCTGGATTATCCTGATAGTCTTAAATCTGTTTACCTTTATGTCCACGCTTGACGGAAGCATCGTTAATATTGCTTTGCCGGTGCTCGTGAAGGAGCTGCAGTTGCCGATGGGCCAGGTCGTATGGGTGACTACCGGTTATTTGATGGCGATATGTTCAGTGATCCTCTTCTTCGGGAAGCTTGGGGACATCGTCGGAAAGATCAGAATATTCAAAATAGGCACTATTATCTTTATCATCGGCTCCCTCTTATGCGGACTAAGCGCAAGCCTGCCGTTCCTGATTGCCTCGCGGATTATTCAGGCCATGGGGGCTTCAATGACCATGGCGAACAGCCAGGGGATTGTTACAGATATCTTTCCGTCAACGGAACGCGGCAAGGCGCTTGGTCTGATCGGTACCTTTGTATCTCTCGGCAGTATCGCCGGACCCAGCTTGGGCGGCATTATTGTGTCCACTTTGGGTTGGGAATATATATTCTGGGTGAATGTTCCGATTGGGCTGATTGCGATTGTACTCGGTTGGAAGGTTCTGCCGAAAGACTTGGTCCGCGTTAAATCCAAAATAGATATTCCCGGCAGCATGCTGTTTGCCGTCTTTATTATCACCCTATTTGCCGGTCTACTGCTCGGGCAGCAGCTTGGATACGGGGACAACCGGATTATCTTGGCGCTGACCACGGCAGCCGCAGCCTTTATTGTCTTCATCATCCTCGAATTGCGCGGGTCCCACCCGCTGCTTCAGCTGTCTCTGTTCAAGAATCCGCTATTTTCGTTAAGTATTCTCTGTGCTTTTTTAGTGTTCGTAGCGAATTTTTGCTTCAACATCATTGCCCCGTTCTATGCACAGAACATGCTGAATCTGTCACCATTTTATGCGGGTTTTCTGCTCATGCTATTCCCAATCTCTATGGTCATCGTTGCTCCGCTGAGCGGTGCGTTATCGGATAAAATTGGTTCCGAATTCCTGACGTTCGCCGGGCTTATAGTGATGGTCATCGCTCAATTTGGCTTGGCCCGACTGCATGACGGAAGCTCTGTTGTTCTGGTCGGACTATGGATCGCCATGCTCGGCATCGGCAGCGGCTTGTTCGGATCGCCCAACAATTCGCTGATCATGTCCACAGTGCCACGAACACAACTCGGCTCAGCGGGCAGCGTTAACTCACTGGTCCGCAATGTGGGCATGGTGGTCGGCATTACCGTCGCGACGACGATCCTGTTCAATGTGATGAGCAGTAAGGCGGGGCACCGGGTAACCGATTTGGTCCCTGGTCATCCGGATATTTTCCTCTCCGGCATGCATGTGGTATTTATGACCTCAGCGGGTATCTGCCTGGTTTCAGCGCTCCTGACAGGCTGGCGGATGATTACGATCCGCAAAGCCAAGCGAGCCGCGGCTTAAAGATTCTATTACTGCATTTTTCAGAATTTATAATGAATTTATAGGGCCATGTGTCACAAAACGGAGTGCTTGATTGTCTTCTATATGTACACACTTTTAGGAGGCGATCAAGATGGAATTAAGATTTAATCATCAAAAGGCAAACCCGACGGCACTTAAGGCAATGATGTCATTAGAACAGTATACAAGCAGTCGTTGCACGGATAAAGTTCTCTATGAATTGATCAAAATAAGGGTATCCCAGATCAATGGCTGTTCTTTTTGCCTAGACATGCATGCCAAGGATCTGCTCAAGCTGGGTGATCATGGCGACCGGATTCTGCTGCTTAGTGTATGGAGAGAGGTTCCTCTATTTACAGAGAAAGAGCGGGCTGTACTGGAGCTTGCCGAGGCGGTGGCGAATATCGGACAGGCAGGCGTACCTCAGCTGGTAT comes from Paenibacillus sp. 19GGS1-52 and encodes:
- a CDS encoding class I SAM-dependent methyltransferase; the protein is MDKNSVYRTNIIGAGEVGSAITVDLDKDSIHKTNSIFWDTKGNEVLGATALPLYGAFVSEEKCQLFGDISGKKVLEIGCGSGQSLQYVGQRKAIELWGTDISEQQIEKTKQHLTSCGLSANLICSPMEDECGIPEDYFDFVYSVYAIGWTTDLEGTFSRIASYLNKDGIFIFSWSHPIHKCVVAENNMLAFKKSYFDESWYSVSLDEGTLTLSDRKLSTYVNALSKAGFVIEQMIEQSDDEIMQSRDDNSDFAKKAKMLPVTFVIKARKL
- a CDS encoding MarR family transcriptional regulator codes for the protein MKKEPIGKLISQLHRQNQKILAKELTPYGLGSGGQHTFLKLILNQPGITQDQMTNEMKFDKATTARSVKYLEESGYIDRRIDPNDRRSSLLYPTPKALEFAPVFKSILEEFNRKLAADLTEEEVDLLVTLLQKITKNSEALNQQN
- a CDS encoding MFS transporter is translated as MSSISATYQEDAEIQKKRWIILIVLNLFTFMSTLDGSIVNIALPVLVKELQLPMGQVVWVTTGYLMAICSVILFFGKLGDIVGKIRIFKIGTIIFIIGSLLCGLSASLPFLIASRIIQAMGASMTMANSQGIVTDIFPSTERGKALGLIGTFVSLGSIAGPSLGGIIVSTLGWEYIFWVNVPIGLIAIVLGWKVLPKDLVRVKSKIDIPGSMLFAVFIITLFAGLLLGQQLGYGDNRIILALTTAAAAFIVFIILELRGSHPLLQLSLFKNPLFSLSILCAFLVFVANFCFNIIAPFYAQNMLNLSPFYAGFLLMLFPISMVIVAPLSGALSDKIGSEFLTFAGLIVMVIAQFGLARLHDGSSVVLVGLWIAMLGIGSGLFGSPNNSLIMSTVPRTQLGSAGSVNSLVRNVGMVVGITVATTILFNVMSSKAGHRVTDLVPGHPDIFLSGMHVVFMTSAGICLVSALLTGWRMITIRKAKRAAA
- a CDS encoding carboxymuconolactone decarboxylase family protein produces the protein MELRFNHQKANPTALKAMMSLEQYTSSRCTDKVLYELIKIRVSQINGCSFCLDMHAKDLLKLGDHGDRILLLSVWREVPLFTEKERAVLELAEAVANIGQAGVPQLVYDKVREFVSEEEFIDLIMAINTINSWNRIAISTGMYPGCFD